A genome region from Carya illinoinensis cultivar Pawnee chromosome 2, C.illinoinensisPawnee_v1, whole genome shotgun sequence includes the following:
- the LOC122300983 gene encoding uncharacterized protein LOC122300983 isoform X1, whose translation MGKVHGSLARAGKVRGQTPKVAKQDKKKKPRGRAHKRMQYNRRFVTAGNNWLHDVKGFQFFTRKLANMCQQLKGLFLITKLSLIREVLRFTSSTIGSMLTRGINKVPARRYCL comes from the exons ATGG GTAAGGTTCACGGATCGCTGGCACGTGCCGGAAAGGTGAGGGGTCAGACTCCAAAGGTGGCCAAGCAggacaagaagaagaagccgCGAGGCCGCGCCCACAAGCGTATGCAGTACAATCGCCGCTTCGTCACCGCCG GGAACAATTGGCTTCATGATGTTAAGGGATTCCAGTTCTTTACAAGAAAACTTGCCAACATGTGTCAACAACTCAAGGGCTTGTTCCTTATCACTAAGCTGAGCCTCATAAGAGAGGTTTTGCGTTTTACATCCTCTACAATAGGAAGCATGCTCACAAGGGGCATCAACAAAGTCCCAGCGAGGAGATATTGTCTTTAA
- the LOC122300983 gene encoding 40S ribosomal protein S30 isoform X2, whose protein sequence is MGKVHGSLARAGKVRGQTPKVAKQDKKKKPRGRAHKRMQYNRRFVTAVVGFGKKRGPNSSEK, encoded by the exons ATGG GTAAGGTTCACGGATCGCTGGCACGTGCCGGAAAGGTGAGGGGTCAGACTCCAAAGGTGGCCAAGCAggacaagaagaagaagccgCGAGGCCGCGCCCACAAGCGTATGCAGTACAATCGCCGCTTCGTCACCGCCG TAGTTGGATTTGGTAAGAAGCGTGGACCCAATTCTTCAGAGAAGTAA